The following are from one region of the Coffea eugenioides isolate CCC68of chromosome 2, Ceug_1.0, whole genome shotgun sequence genome:
- the LOC113759768 gene encoding coiled-coil domain-containing protein 124-like encodes MKRDAETLSRKKAIHPKGEAAKARRSVLEAKRRNREARERVDEQWHDAEGNKAHRAAKKREEEAKKRGEAAARKAMTDRLAEQEARDLQKTLMKKPSPKISQEEAQLRRRKELEQQQRWQEEYMKKLIEEEAKRKQSRIVDEEEYKRMVHVSNKNRWHESVMEEKRIEEAIGQIRMQEYWPTRIRHGMKQIKATHPGKSRKALVCLAGNDGQRALLVDAGGIYSNRSNLEFYEYYSLDDLEGFEDPIDDYQNFYYY; translated from the coding sequence ATGAAGAGGGATGCAGAGACTCTGTCCAGGAAGAAGGCTATTCATCCCAAAGGCGAAGCCGCAAAGGCTAGAAGGAGCGTTTTAGAAGCCAAGCGCAGGAATCGCGAGGCTCGTGAAAGAGTAGACGAGCAGTGGCATGATGCGGAAGGCAACAAGGCCCACCGGGCGGCCAAGAAACGAGAGGAAGAGGCCAAGAAACGGGGTGAGGCGGCTGCCCGGAAAGCCATGACTGACAGGTTAGCCGAGCAGGAAGCAAGGGATCTACAGAAGACCTTGATGAAGAAGCCATCTCCTAAGATCTCCCAGGAGGAAGCCCAGTTGCGTAGAAGGAAGGAACTTGAGCAGCAGCAACGGTGGCAGGAGGAGTATATGAAGAAGTTAATAGAGGAAGAGGCAAAGAGGAAGCAAAGCCGTATTGTGGATGAGGAGGAGTATAAAAGGATGGTTCATGTATCAAATAAGAATCGTTGGCATGAGTCGGTTATGGAGGAAAAAAGAATTGAGGAAGCCATTGGTCAGATTAGGATGCAGGAATATTGGCCTACAAGGATTAGGCATGGCATGAAGCAAATCAAGGCTACCCACCCCGGGAAATCAAGAAAAGCTTTAGTGTGTCTCGCCGGAAATGATGGACAGAGAGCTCTGTTGGTTGATGCTGGTGGGATTTATTCGAATAGATCCAATTTAGAGTTTTACGAATATTATTCCCTTGACGATTTAGAGGGTTTTGAAGATCCCATTGACGATTATCAGAATTTTTACTATTATTAA